Part of the Octopus sinensis unplaced genomic scaffold, ASM634580v1 Contig09641_ERROPOS337660+, whole genome shotgun sequence genome is shown below.
ttctttaaaagttagttagttagttagttatttagttagttaatttggctcaaaagcaaatagcaaggccatgtagggggacatggagttaagtacagggtggtgttcatgtaaagagttcaggccacttgaggtccagggaggctttgaacaaagcggtcgtcggcatcttcaccatctcgtctggcagcttgttccacggatccgcaacccggacggagaaagctcctctccttcgattgagatgaaatcgtcgcaggtagagcttttcggaatgaccccgcagccgacgctctggagcaggagtgaagaacagctctttcgagaggttacactttccgcttatgatgttgtgggcgagaatgagatcaccacggcggcggcgtttttctagagaataaaggtcgagcgtcctcagcctttcttcgtaggacaaatttttgagaccatgaaccatgcgggtagccagcctctggactctttcgagatgctgtatgtctttgaggagataaggagaagaggcttgaatcccatactccaatatgggtctcaccagcgtgacatagagtggtaggaatatggctgctgtgagcattccgaatgaccgtcgaatcaaaaacagaattccgcgcgctttgttggcagcatggacgcactgggccgaaggcgaaaaggaggaatccaccaagatacccaggtcctttacctgatcggtcctctccagcagcagacgacccggaaGATTTTTACTTTCATCTCATTTCAAGATATAAAAGCTCCAAAACGAACAAAGATACACATTTTAGTCTGCTCTTCTATTTGTCCATGTCTGTTTATCCATCCAGTCCTCTCTTTTCCTCTATATCTACttctatacatttatttatcgacctgTGTATCCCTTTACTTACAAATCGATTGATTGatggagacagagagtgagaaagtagATAGAGACAAATAGACAGGCGAACCGGTTAGCAAAAGGGAATATCAGATGTGCCCAGTGGTTCTTGTGAGAAATGGCTAATGCAACGAGTGAAAGTCTGACGTTGTTATCATAATTATCAAAAAGTAAAAACCAGTCAAGTGCtgaaggtcgatataatcgacttgcccctcccttCAAAAAACTGCTGGTCctctgccaaaatctgaaaccattatatttgttattagaatcgttagcacaccagacaaaaatgcttcgtggcatttcgtccgtctttatgttctgagttcaaattccgccgagattgactttgcctttcatccttttgggaacgataaaataagtgccagtgataaactggggtcgatgtaatcgactagcccctcctccCCTAAAATGTCAAACCGTATGCCTACAGTCGAAAGTATTATTTTGCAGAATCCTAATCTATGAAGCTAAAAACAGAGATTTGAAGAAACAATGGGTTTTAGTGCTACGCGAAAATAATGGCCGCTCTAAGTGTTGTGTTTTCAAACACAATTTCATCCTAAGAACTAgaagtatcgctcggcgttgctcgggtttgttttgaccctttagaattggaatttttgaaaagtaaaaactttgcattatgtagcttgttattctctttaagtgaatatttttctggttgaaatataccaaaaaatggcgacacagcagtcaaaaaatcgtaaaagatagggattttcatagaaaaaaagcacctttttgatgtaaataatttttggtgttaacatggtccgatttgaatttttcttctacggaaggaagagcaagccttcttctatcatacaaatatatttgttagtGTTAACACCATTGTAGGATagaaaaagaatatgttttaattgattataGGTCCTAGATTAGCATTTAAGATGTTTTGGAAAGAAATTTTTGTCTGTATGAAAAATAACTTGTATTTCTTGTACAAAAAGTACTGTAGAATCAATCAGCTGAGTAGAGAAATGGCAGTTTATTAGctgatagttttatttttttatttttacattctactttttaaaaaacaaaaagacatcaAAGTCCAATACTTGGGTTTCTGTCGGATTCAAATTTACAAAAGTGTAGACATTGATGACGGGGCTGAAAATAGCAAATTTCAATTAATATGTCTGTGTAAATTTGGTattgatttgtgtatgtatgtatgtatgtgtgtgtgtgtgtgtgtgtgtgcatacatatagtttccatataaaaacatacacctatatgcagaaatatacaaTCTTACatttataatgttaaataatgtctgtgtgcgtgtgtgtgtgtgtgtataatgtatgtatatacattcaaattcacatttaaaaaaacacctacatatacaatataatctAATGAATCTAAATCTGGATTGTTTAAAATCTTTAATAGTGTTTTGAAAATAAGTTTTAGATTCATTATCTGAATGATATGCAGATGGCTGTAACCAGAATCTTCTGAGCACATCTGTATTATAAAGATGAATGTTAACCAGTGATTATGATGTGAATGGTTCAAGAAATAGTGATGACTACTTTGTTGGGCCGTTTCAGCTGGCTTTCTCGTACCAATGCTGCTAACATGctgttttcattcattaataATTCAGAAGCTTTATCAAATTCCACAATTCTACCTTGATCTAATACCATAACACGGTCATAATCATTTAGATGAGTCAGATGATGCTGGAAAGTAAAGAAAACATCACATATAATGACAGAATTAAGAATCAAAAGGCATCTCCAATACcataatacaccacacacacttagTGTTCCCACAATGCAATACTACACATCACCTTACGCAATATAACTCTATCCACAATGTTGCCACaacatgtgtgcgtgcacacatatcaCCTTTTATAATATATCTTAAAGGACCAAGATGCTTGACACCTCACTGTACTCAAGAGGGCCCATACCCCACAGCAGAAGCAATAAGGCTGCTCCCTCTGGTTAAGATGATTTACCTGCAAGAGTCTTgtgcagtaccacataaaaacacccagcatattctgtaaagtggttggtgttaggaaggtcatccagctgtagaaaccatagcaAGTCAGACTGCAGTCTGGTGCAGTTCTccaacttgccagctctggtcaaaccatccaattcatgccagcagggaaaacagacgttaaataacaatgatgatctTAACCCTACATAATACCCAGATTATTTGAAATTATCACGCTGTCCCTAAACTTTGTGTCCCACCAGTAAATGATGGTCTCAGGTTAATGTTTCCATCTGTGAATCATTCCTTACCATTTTAGGAGCAACCTTCAGTTCTAAAGAGCTGCCTACACACAATTGAGTCTTTCAACTTGGAAGACAACATGGCTTCTGTTTGTTAACACTTAAGAATGAACAAGCTAATTTATCAACCAGGTACAGGAATTACTATAATTAATGGGAGTGTGGAGAAGCAAAGGATAATTTAAGAATTGAATTAGAATTTAGTAACAATTGGTTAGTAAGAGGACTTAGTCTAAAATTCATTTGAAGGAGGAGAGATatagtaaaatgttttttttatgaagGAATAACATTTTTTCAAATCAATAGTGGAGGcatatgacttagtggttagggtgttcgactTATGAtcttgagattgtggtttcagttcctggtttGGGGAACGTGTTGAgttcttgaacaaagcacttcacttcacattgcacTATTCCACTCAGCTAGAGAACGAGTAACCCTGCAATGgattggcatcccatccagggaggaatgcatatgccacagaaactggggaATCTGGCCTCTTTAAAGAGTATTGTGGACTCATCAATAAGGGATTGGATTCACAAATAAGGGGTTGGACTCACCAGTAAGGGGTTAGACGCACCAGTAGGGGGTTTGACTAAAACTACAAGTCAATGGATTGGACACTTTTGCCAGCACAAATCCGTCTGCCCTGGATCAGCTGACATTCTGCATTTGAGAGCATTGTTGATTTACATTGCTGTGTTCAAATCTTACCTTTGCTGTGGTTTGAAGAAATACTTGTCAAGCTATACACAATGCctccaaatctacacacacacacatacacatgcacaatgtAGGAGGCACTTACATATGCACTAAGGAAATCTGAGTTATTTCaatgaatatatgtttaaataattagttttaaaataaatttaagttAATTCAATCCTTTAATATATTCAGGATTTGAAAATAAAGTTCACTCACCAAAGTCACAAGAACGGTGGAATCCCTGAACACAGTGCGGATGAGGTCCTGAATGGTTTCCTCCATCAAGGCATCATCGTTAGTGTGTTCCTGCTCCACAATAACTATTTTACTGTCTCTCATATAAGCTCGAGCAAAACAGAAAAGCTGTAAAAGAAACAAGGATTACATATATTTAAGTCACACACATAATGAGGAAACTTTCCTAGGGAATCAAACACAATGACTGTACAAGGCTGGTTTTGAACATGCGATCTTGTGGTCAATTATTTAATCCAATACCTTCATGTAATAAACATCGGCTAAAGGAAATGAACAATTAAAACATTTGAAAATCTCACCTGTCTTTGTCCAATAGTAAATTCCTTGCCTTCATGGAGGACAACAGTTTCTGTGGAGAGAAATATCACTGGTAAAAATAACCATATAAACGATAATTTCAACTGTTTGGGCACAAATTACAAGCTACATCTGACAGTGTTTAGGGTAACACAGATTAGAGGCTAGAGGTAAGTGTTTGAGATAACACAGATTATGGGTAATATAGCTTACAACATTTGGGGTAACACAGATTACAGAATTCAGACAAAATAGTGTTCAATATTAAGGGCAACTTCGACTGTGTACTTCTGAGTGTCTCTTTGAAATGTTAAGCAGTTATACAGGAAATCCTAATTAACCACATTGAAGGGGTCTCGTGGTTATAGCTGCTAAAGGAGAGTACCCAGATATAATATAAAGTGCTGACAGGGGCAGCCTTAACCTTGCAGAaactgtgtgtgtctgcatgcgcgcgcacacacacaataaacacagATAGGTTATTGTTTATTCTTCACCTAACTTGGAACCTTCCATGCATTTGGATCTGGAGTTTGTGCAGTGAGTGTACCCCCGTGTGACTTTGAATGCATACTGTGTATTCTGtaagtacttgtgtgtgtgtgcataactggaaggacaaatccatatttactttagtaagtatgtatatgtcaatatcCCCAACTCTACCTTGCTGCTTTTGCTATCTAAATACTCTGATTCCACCAAATCctgaaaattttaattctatataaatatatatatacagatagatgggTGTGTTGTGATCGTGAGATAAATATTAGTATGGaataccaaaaaaagaaaaaaaaaagtctttctaATGACTACAACTTGCACTTGTTTTCGACACAATGATAGGTGCACCATGTACCCCATTCCATTATCCATTAGTGTTCTAAGTTCTTCATCAATCATAGCAGCATTGCATTTCATTAGTTTTGACCATGGTCTTGGAAGGACACTGCACAGTTCATCATGCCATGTGTCAATTTGGCTGGTGAGCAACCCTGGCTGCCTCAATCAATGCCTTTATTAAACAGCAACTATTGTCTTATTTGTCAACTGAAATAAGGTTGCTACAGAGTTATTTACTGGTCATTTTCTGCAATTTGAGTGAGCTTCAAGAGATGCTAGGGACTTAGTGAGGGTCCAGGTTTCTCATCCATAAAAAAAAGATTGCTGCAACTATGAAAATTCATTGGCTGTAAGTCCAGATAGGCTTCATTTCATTGGATTTACTTTCTAGCTAAGGCCTCTGTGTATTTTGCTGTCCATTTATGTTCTTGCTACTAGTGAACTGTGGTCAGTTAATTATCAGGACACAAAAACCAATTGAATGGTTTCAACAGAGAGAAAATTGACCTACATTCATAAGGCAACTATGTTCACCAAACCCATTTCTTCTCTATAAGTTGAACCAGTTACCAATGAGTTCTGCAATGGCTTTTTAAGACCAATGAGGGaattctacctgctagaaataacagccaaatctcccctcCAATTACACCCTAACATGTGAACAAAAGAAaagtacattaatattataacagACCTCTCTATGAAGATCGTGATTTGAACAACTAAGATaaaggttgacctggggctaaacaacaacaccagaTGTAAGCTTCCCTGTCTACCTTTGGTTTAATGTCCAAATTAATGAAATTCCTCTGAGTAACGAACTGCTGACTGAGAATAATAACAGGAAACCCTTCAGAATGTGTTACATTCAATCAACATATTTAAGTGTCAAAGTAGTTTAAAATGTCTTCTCAGAGATCTTAATCAGGTTAATCAGCTGTTGAAAGTATATGTAAGATCAGTTTGGAGTTTACCTATGAGGGTCAGTTTGacattatatataacaaaaggaaggtgtgtgtgtgtgattattgatGTGTCAAGCAATGGCAATCCTAAAAATACAACATCTCTATCAACATACCCAGTTTATGGGGAAGCTCTTGAACTGTGCTTTTCATTTGAACTGCATTCAAAGCTTCCCAAATCTCTGGATCTTTATATATGCCTTCTGGAtcgagattgaacctgaaaaacaaaacatttccgaTATCGGCATTAACTGACTCTCTTTATGTTTGCTTGGTTTTAGTTTAATACAGGTTTACTTGATATACAAATTCATAGATTTACACAAGTTGTTCAAActgttattttaataaaatttgataaagCTTCATTTGAGTAGAAGCTTAACTGTGTCTTAAGTTTAAAGTGACAGGCTAGATGTATCTGGCATATTTGAGCTACGACATTTGGCCAGTTATTTCTGTATCTACTTCAACACAGTTTCAAATTCCAGAGTCTATTCATACCTCAACCCTGAACCTCAGTGGTTTTATACTCACCTCTGATAAAGTATGTATTTCTACAGCAACAAATCAATCGGTTAGTAATCTGCCACTCTATCCAATTTAGCAGTTCGTCTCTTTAGCTAATTTACTATTTACTCCTAAAGTATTACTCAAAgaagattaaaatttttgtgAAAAGCTGAACAACTGCAAATGTAAACACAGATTCCATTTGGTCCACATCACAGTTTTACAATGATAGATACAATTTATAGAGACAGACAACATGTTGAGTTTGGAATAATGTAGATTTGAAATGATGAATGAGAAACTCACCTGACTGTTCCGTCAAACATGATTGGGTCGTGGGGTACAATGGAAAGACGAGATCTCAGAACTTGGGACGGCACAACTGATATGTCCTGATAGTTTATCAAGATCTTTCCTTCATGTACATGGATCATCTTGAATAAGGATAAGATGAGAGATGATCGCCCACTCCCAGCATGTCCACAGAAGGCCACcttgaaatatagaaaaacaacaaactgCTGTGTAACTGGCAGCAATAGAAGGAACAcacacaaccactgccaccatgaCTAACCACCTCTAGACTAGTCATCATCCCAGCACTAACATTACtaaatataaccatcaacatctTCAGCATCACTCCACCTTTGCATaacatacacaaaccaacaaaAGAGCTGATGTGTGGTCACGTGACCAGCTAGATAGGGGTAATGTCACATGACCAGCTAGATAGGGTAatgtcacatgatcatgtgattgACCAAATTACTgaatgttatacatcactggtcacaatgcacctcgcattgttttagctttcgaattaTGATCGGAAGGCTCGTCCATCATGGGGTTATTCATTTACAATTGTATAGactagagcaatatgaaatgaagtgttcctaatctgggaattgaacccactacCTAGCAAttgtaagtgcaacaccctaaccactagctCACATACCCTCACAGATATAGTAATATAATCTTCGTGAAATAACACACTACCATCAAGACATAcattatttctgaaaaaaaaaaatgacaggtggaacatctttgatcaaaaGTTTGTTTGatcagggttatatatatatcgcatatcCCACAATATTACCAGACAAAGCTTTAAGCTATCCACCATCTTTACAGTAAGTCCTTCTCTACCAGTTCTTGCTAGATGTATGGAGAGGAATCACTCCCAAAGAAATGATCAGTTATTACCACAGCGTAAGTCTGTAATtaaccacctctaccatcaccatcacaaacaaCAAGATTTGTTACCTTTTCCGCATCTTTTATAGTAAAAGTGGCATCCATAACAGTGGGGCTCTGTTCAGGATCATAGTTTAAGGCAATATGTTGAAATTCAATGTCACCAACATCTGGCCAAGACTCAGGTACCTCAATGCAATCTGTAATATAAAGACAAAAGCGAAATAACATTTTAGAATAAAGGCAAGTTAGATACTAAactctaatttaaaaaaatacataattaatCTATTTGACTAAAATAGCATTTCTACTTTGCAAACAATAATTTAGGGAAGGAGTTTTGTAGGAGTATTGCTACATTCCATTGACAATATATAATCTGCTTCACAAATCCCTACAAATAACCGACCTTCCCTAATTATCCAATTTATATTCGATTTAAAGAAATGGACTGAAGAAAATCTATGTCCACCTGATGAAACTCTCCAAGTAGAAGAGTATCAATAGTTGGCTCTTCTGATACTATTAAATTCTCAAACAAAATCTCTTTTTAGAAGCTATTTAATCCTACCAACTTGCACAGCACATACAACTGTATTGCCTTCTGATGATAAGACAGTCAAATGTTTCAACTCAAATGTCTTAGTTTTGCTCTTACAAATAATGTTGCATGTTTCCAACATGGATAATCTTATTTATGTGATGTGAAATGTGGTGTCATCACATCAgcatcattttttttgtttttttgtttcccatgTTGACATAAATTGCGCAAGATACCCAAACCCTACCAATTGTCAGTGGGTGATATATGGGGACTTTTAAGATGGTTAATTTTCTCTGGAGCAACAAAGTGGATACACCAAATATCCATGCTTTTTATGTAGGTGGAACGGCAGAGGGAAAAACATTGGCTGATCAAAGAATGACCACAGTGAAGATTAGTTCCAGGATCTTTTAATGTCGTTGAAAAGCCTTTTTAGTTCAACCGGGAAAAATCATCCTACCTCCACTCCATATCAAACTTGGCATTTGTTAGAATTCAGGATAAAGATGGAACTTTCACTATTTATGCAGCAGATTTCCGAATCTgagaagtgaaagataaaagctgACATATTTTGATGGATCTCAAATCAGAAAATTAGTGAAAGATGGGAACTTTGTAAATTCAATGAATTGCACTGAAGCATCAATTTGGAATTCATTTGTAATAGCTGTAAAAGAATTTCTGGGCAACAAGTAAGCAGCCAACTGTACCGAAATAGTCAACAACAAGCTAGAGAACTTGCAAAAGTTAGGAGCAAAATATGATCATAAGGCTGCACTATCTCCACAGTGACTTTGATGAATTCCCTGAAAATCTTGGTGACACAAATAGGGAAGATATTCCTATCAGGACATAAAAATCAATGGAATAATGGTGGATGGCACTTGCATATGATGGTGGACTATTGCTGGAACTTAGTTCAAGATCTCCCTCAAGTTCAGCACTCAAGAAAATCATCCAAACTACAAATTCATGGGTAATTAGACATAAACAATGATGTAATTTGTctatatggatttaaagacttTTACTAGATTTTCAACTGAATTTTAAGAAAGCATTCTGGTTTTGATGTGATGGTAATAAGTGGATATAATTATCAGATTCCATATCTCAAAAAACCCCTAGTTCAGGTCCAAAATTTTTGAcaagagataaaaatattttgttggcttgtgttatgtgtgtgtatacatacacacatatatatatatatatatatatatatatatatatattatatatatttaagtaggtgaatgaattatcctagaatggataattcggttaatcaatacctgggtagcaaattcacgtcagaaaacacggttgaaactACATGCCAAGGGCAAAACCTCATGTTcctgtgtggaaatttgtgtgtgtgtgtatatatatatataatatatatatatattatatatatatatatatatatatatgtacatacgtacgtacgtacgtacatacatacatacatacatacgtacgtacgtacgtacatacatacatacatacatacatacatacatacatacatacatacatacatacatacatacatacatacatacgtacgtacgtacgtacatacatacatacatacatacatacatacatacatacatacatacatacatacatacatacatacatacatgtatgtatgtgtgtgcatgtatgtatgcacacatatatattttaaaaactttccaACTGATTAGTATATATTCCAgttgtttacattctgaattcatatCCTGTCTTGAGCCTTAACCTGTCATTCAGTTTAATGCCACCACTTTAGGGGAGTCAACTCAGTTCAGGCTAGCCCGTCCCCCAGTTTGGAAACCCCGGCCCATGATTCTCAGAGGCCTTGTAAAAGATCATGGACACTGCTTTCCTCCTATTAAAGAAgttaaaaagaaacacacacacacacacacttttgaatttacaattaaattttttttcaaaaagtactcaaaacaaaattagagtgtgtatatttaaatcgTCCTTTCGTTGTTGCAGATTTTTAATGCACATAACTATCATGATACTGACAACAATGTTGTGATTGTTACAtaataaatactttaaaaaagaaatttaatttagattcgatgaaaaatatattctaaatgtaggcacaggagtggctgtgtggtaagtatcttgcttaccaaccacatggttccggttcagacggaaactgaaagaaacccgtcgtatatatgcatatatgtatatatatatatatatatatatatatatatatatatatatatatatatatatatatatatcatcatcatcatcgtttaacgtccgttctccgtgctagcacgggttggacggttcgacgggggtctaggaagccaggggctgcaccaggctccagtctgatctggcagtgtttctacagctggatgcccttcctaacgccaaccactccgcgagtgtagtgggtgctttttacgtgccaccggcacaggtgccaggggagtctggcatcatccacgatcggttggtgcttttaacgtgccaccggcacggaagccagtcaaggtggcgctggcatcggccacgttcggatggtgctttttatgtgccaccgacacaggtatcacaattactatttccattgatatttatttcgatgttcatgtacttgaatcaataggtctcctcaagcacagcgggatgttctggtatccaaggtactttgaatgggcaggggctatgcgggactggtgcaggaagcagcccgggtctttgcagtcacagcatatctccagagatctcggtccttcgccattgcgtcagtgaggcccaatgctctgaggtcatgcttgactacctcatcccatgtcttcctgggtcttcctctccCCCtaataccttcaactgtttgggagcggcacttcttcacacatctctcctcatccatctgcagtacatgaccataccatcacaagcgttgctcttgcacaccacatttgatgcttcttatgtccagcatttctctcagggtgcttaccctctgtcgtgcacgcacactgacattacacaaccagcggatcatgctagcttcattcttttcaagtctacgcatgtcctctgcagtcacagcccatgtttcactaccgtgaaacatggcagtttgcacacatgcatcatacaatctacctttcactctgagcgagagaccctttgtcgccagtaggggtaggagctttctaaactttgcccaggctattcgtattctagtggtgacactctctgagcatccacctccactactaacttggtcacccaggtagcggaaactatcaactacttctagtttctcctcctggagtgtgatggaatctgttttctgagtatctgtggtgtctattgtccctgtgcatctgccgcacatgaaagctatcttatcagttaatttccctttgatgttgctgcacctcttatgcgtccatagcttacactgggtacatcttatggagtttctacctacgactttcctacagatcgagcagggccacctgcccgagg
Proteins encoded:
- the LOC115228160 gene encoding ATP-binding cassette sub-family C member 8-like, encoding MLETCNIICKSKTKTFELKHLTVLSSEGNTVVCAVQVDCIEVPESWPDVGDIEFQHIALNYDPEQSPTVMDATFTIKDAEKVAFCGHAGSGRSSLILSLFKMIHVHEGKILINYQDISVVPSQVLRSRLSIVPHDPIMFDGTVRFNLDPEGIYKDPEIWEALNAVQMKSTVQELPHKLETVVLHEGKEFTIGQRQLFCFARAYMRDSKIVIVEQEHTNDDALMEETIQDLIRTVFRDSTVLVTLHHLTHLNDYDRVMVLDQGRIVEFDKASELLMNENSMLAALVRESQLKRPNKVVITIS